The Thalassolituus oleivorans MIL-1 genome includes the window GTTTCATAAGCCGCACCTTCAGCAGATACCGCACCACCAGCAGAAGCTGCGCCGAAAGTCGCCTCACCGATACCATCAACCGCAGCATCCAAGCCCATCACCGCACCAATTGAAGCATCCGCACCTGACTTATCGTCAATCGCGATCGAAACGTTACGACCATCCGCTGCAGTCAAGGTTAACGACACACCGTTGTCTGTCGCGGTAATACCTGTCTTACCTGCGTTCTGGTTGATCAAGTTCAACGCATCGGCACGAGCACGGTCACTATCTAACGTGCCAGAGCCATCGTTCTGTAAGGTTACAGTACCCACTTCAACACCGTTGATGTAGATGCCCGCTTGATCACCTTCTTCGAACTGAGTGAGATCAACGTTAGTTCCGTCACCACCAACCACTTCGGTAGCATTGACTTCAGCAGTCACACCGGTTTCAGCAGAAACCTTATTGATTGCCGCAGCAACTGCAATGGCAGACTGTGATTTCTCAGAAGACAAGATCTTAGAGCCATCTGAAGATACAGTAGCAGATGCTTTATCAGAACCTACATCAGCTGCACCAATGGTCACACCGTTAACTAACAAGTCACCATCTTGCAGACCGTTAACACCGGTATAGTCAGAAGAAGCTGAACTACCACTGTATAGTTCACCACCTACATCAGGGTCAGCTAGTGCAACAGTGACATCCTGACCATCTTCAGAGAAGAACTTCAATTCACCGGATAGATTCTTGCTTACAGAGCTAGCAAATTCATCAGTACCGGCAACATAAGCACCACTGGCGTCTGTATCTAGAGCAACACCACGACCTTGCGCATCAGTTTGAATCGTTACTTCAGTAGCAGAGAAGTTACGAATCTGCAGAGCTAGATTACCGTCAGCATCCAAAGACGCTGACACGTCGATGTTTTGTGCAGAGAAATCAGTTTTATTGATGTCGTCTGCCAACGTCGCTAGATCACCCGCAGCGCCAGAAACACTGACACTCACACCGGCAATTAATAACTGATCACCAGACTCAAGTGTTGAATCAACGGCTGACAGATTGATCTCTTCGTACGCTTTAACACCGTTATCGGCAACGTTAATTGCGTTAGCGATATCAGCAACTGTAGAGTTAGCAGCGATTGTTGAAGTCACTGGAGCAGCATCACCAACAGTCACACTCAACTGATTCTCACCAGAAGTAGACAGAGCCGCAGAGCCATCGGTAGAGATTGTCGCTGAACCATCGGCGAACAACTCACCGTTAGATGCACCGCCCGCTTCAGTACCGGTAATGCTCACGCTGTTAGCAGGAGTCGATGCAGAAAACTCTAGGCTACCTTGCAAAGTCAACGCAGTGTTAGTAACGGATATAGCACCAGCTGAGTCTGTAGCTGTCAGACTAGTCGTACCAGCATCACTCACGATGGTTTGACCTGTGCCCGACTGAGTATCATCTAACACAGTGATATTGATACTGGCTTTATCGAAACTTAGCTCAGCAGTAACCGTTACACCGGCGGTATAACCAGTAGAAGAGTTAATAGACTCGGCTAGGGCAGTTAAACGATCTGCAGTCGCGGTAGGACCAGTGAAGCTATCAGAAGACGCTAAGGCGATCGTCGCACCAGCGAACGTCAAAGAACCAGCGGTGCTAGCCGCAGTCGCATAATCACTTACCGAGAATTCAATGCGTTCTGATACGTCTACACCTGATACGCCATCTAAGGTCGCAGCTGCTTGAGCCGTTGTTTGACCCGCCGCTACCTGTGCAGTATTCACCGTACCCGCGTCGTCTACTGCAAATTCAGTAGCAGCAGTAGTGGTTTCTGCCGTAGCAATCAAACGATTAGCAAAACTACCGCCGCTGAATGCAGCTGTAGTGTCATCCGTACGCTCGACAGCATTCGTCAAAGAACCACCAGAGATAGTAGAAGCAACACTGCTATCAGTAACTTTCGCTGATACAGAAGACGCTACTGCTCGATCATAAGAACCAGCAGTTAAACCAGCATTCGCCAAATCACCACGGCCAGTACCGTTACCACCAGAAATGTCGATAGACTTTTGATCACCATCAGCAATCAGAGTGTAACCGCCTTCGTAAGTGTTGCTGTAAACGGTACCTGAACCACCGTTGTCCGCACCACCTGCCAAGCCAGTCGCAGAAGCAAATGTATCTGCAGTGATAGAGCTTAAATCAGCAGTATCAAAGGTCAAAGTAATGTTACGACCGTCATCTGCAACTAGGTTGACACCCGTTGATGCAGAATCCGTATCAACTGCTTTTACGCCCGTTTGATCGGATACAGCGTTAATCGCTTGAGAGATCGCAGCACGAGTCTGTGCGGCATCCGTTGTAGTCGAGAAAGAAATATCGACGCCGTTCAGAGTGAAAGTACCTGAACCGGCTACCGCCGACATCTCGCTACCGCCAGCAACGTTTTGGTTAACCTGAGCGGTTACACCAGTTTCGCTGCTGTAGCGGTTGATGGCTTCAGCTTTAGAAATTGCAGAAGCAGAGTTATTGGCAACAGACGAAGTATCGTCTTCTGCACGAGAGGCTGCGATGGCTACACCGTTGATCACTAAATCGCCGTTTTCTAAGGCGTTATCAGTACCGCGAGCACTTAAACCAGACTGAGAAGAAGAACCCAGCTTATTAGAAGTCAACTCAGCGATAGAAACGTCTACGGTTTGACCCGCGTTAGCGCCAACTTGGAAAGTAGCAGAGAAAGAACCATCCAACAGTTTACGACCGTTGAAGTCAGTCTCTTCAGAAGTACGAGTGATCTCAGCTACTAGCTGATCAACTTCCGCCTGTAGTGCGTCACGGTCGACGTCAGAGTTCGTCGCGTTAGCAGACTGAACCGCCAATTCACGAACACGCTGTAAGTTTTCGTTGATTGAACCCAACGCACCTTCAGCTGTTTGCGCTAGAGCGATACCGTCACCCGCGTTACGAACCGCAACGTTCAGACCTTTAATCTGAGAGGTAAAACGAGTAGAAATCGCTAAGCCCGCCGCGTCATCTTTTGCGCTGTTAATACGCAGACCAGAAGAAAGACGTTGCAGAGCCTGTTGGTTAGAGGACTGTGATTTGTCCAAGTTACGTTGAGCGTTCAACGAGGCAATGTTGGTATTAATAATTTGTGGCATGGTAGTTCTCCTGTACCTGCTTAAGGAGCCGGCATCTATATCAGATGCTATTCGTGCTCCACCAGACTTTGTCATAGGGGTTAACGGCGCAATATTTAGGTTCTTTAGATATTTTTTTTAGAAGATTGCAGCGAAGGTATGACAGGTACGACGAGGAGTATTATTAGGGGTTACAAATCTTTGATTTTTAAGGAAAAGTTTTTTTGACGCAGAGAGAAATTAAGTCTAAAAATTATTGTTACAGATTGTGTAGGAGCGATTCAACGAACGTTTTTTGTTCGTAGTCGCGATTAATAATCGGCACTGCTCGCTTCGCTCCCTGAGTACCTCCTACAACCTCCTACAGCTACCTGACTACTTCCTACCGGCAGAGCCTTTTCACTTGGTTCCACGGCAGGCGCGTGCAGAGGGTGTTGCGGAGGTTATTTTTCACAGCAAAATCGTATAAATACTTGCGAGTATTGTGATTAGAACTCGCAATGCGGTTAACAGCCCAGGTTTGCTGGTCTGGTGTGAGTTTGTGCCAAGATAGGATAACAATCTCTAAGGTATTACGATCAATGCCACGTTCGTTCGGCGCAAGAGTCATTAACGTATTAATACGCGCTTGAAGCACTTCAGCAGGCGAACCTAGCAAATATTCAACATCGAGTGCCCCCACATGATAATAAGGCCACAACGGACGTTCTTCTTGGGCCGCTTGCCAATGCACTAATGCTTGCTGCAAATCCTCTTGCCACTCGTCTTGCCCTTTTAATAAAGCACGAGCACGCAAAAATCTTGCTAATGCAGCATCAACTTCGGGATTATTAAAATTCAGTGAATTAGCTAATTGCAGATAGGCATTATCGTCTAGCGTCACTTCTTGGTCGGAACCAATCGCCAATAGCGTTGATACCAAACCAAGATGCGCCGCCAATAAAGCAGGTACTAACAGCAACCACCACGACTGGCGAACCAGTCGTGAACCTAGGCTAGCTTTGTTCTGTGGTTGTGTAGCCATAACCGTCGTAATATCCCGAGTAGTGACCGCCGTAGCGAGCTTCTTTCTCAACGTCCATTTGATTCAGCAACACACCCAAGATACGAGCGTTCGAGTCACGCAAACGCGCAATGCCCGATGTAATCAATTTATCTTTGGTCTCATCGGCTTTAACTACGTACACCACACCATCAACCAGTGTCGATAGATAGGTCGCGTCACTTACCGCATGTGTCGGTGCAGAGTCGATAATAATGCGGTCATAACGGCCTTTCAGTGTTTCTAGCAAAGCACTGAAGTTTTTCGACGCCAACAACTCTAACGGATTTGGTGGGATTGGCCCCGCCGGAATCACATCAATACCAAGATCAGCTACATGGTGAATACAATCATCCAACGTCTCAGGGTAGGCAACAGCGTTCGATAAACCACGGCTATTTGGCGGCATATTCAGCTTACGGGCAACCGTAGGACGACGCATATCGGCATCGATTAAAACAACTTTTTCCATCTGACCAAAAGCTTCCGCCAAGTTGGTCGATGTTGTTGTTTTACCTTCGCCCGGAACAGACGACGTGAACAGCATTACCTGAGCCTTATTTTCTAAACTGGCCAAGGTCAAACTGGTACGCAAAGTACGAATCGATTCTTGGAAGCCATGATCCGATCCCTCGACAAAGGCCCGCACTAAAGTTGCATCCAATTTATTAGGATCAATTTTCTTATTGCGCTTACCGCTAGCAATTAACGGCACAATACCCAATAACGATACGCCTAATTTACGATCAACATCTTCAGCATTTTTTACCGTCGCATCTAACGCATCCAACAAGAACGCCAATGCAATACCAAACATCGCACTCACTACCAACGCCAAAGCCACAATCAGCTTTTTATTCGGTTTAATTGGCTCTTTTGGTAATACTGCAGGATCAATAACACGCGCGTTTGCAGTTTGCAGATCACCAGTTACTGAAGTTTCCGAAATACGATTAAAGAAGGTCTCATACAAACCACGATTAGCACGTACCTCACGCACATAATCATTTAATTCAAATTCGGTACGGTTCATATCGCGAATACGTGCCTTCGTGCTATTTAAGGCACTCTGCAATGAATTCTCTTTCGACTTAGCGACCAAGAAATCATTTTCAATACCGTTAGCAATACGCTTCATTTGCGTAAATACAGAATCACGAACCGCATCTAAATCCGATTGCGCCGCAATCATACGCGGATGCAAAGGCCCATAACGCTTCGAAAGCTCCGATACTTTTAATTCAGCATTGGTTTCGTTTTCGCGCAGTTTAACCACCAAAGGATTATTTAAAATCGACGGTAAGCTGCTTAACGATTCGTAGGTTTGCTCAGCCAAAGACTGCAACTGACGATACGTACCTTCCAATTCTAAACGACGGCTACGCGCATCAATTAAACGCTCCGTAATTTGATCGGTTTCTTTCGCAACTAAGGTATTAACACCTTCAATATCGACCAGATCATTCTGTTCGCGATACGTTTGTAATTTGCGCTCTGACTCAGACAATTTATCTTTCAAACCACCCAAACGATCCGACAACCACACAGCCGCTTGCTGAGTTAACCCCACACGCGCTTCCATCTGGCTTTCGATATAACCCTCAGCCACAGCGTTTGCCGCTGTGTAGGCTAATTCAGGAGATTGACTCTCGACCGAAATCTTAACCAACTGCGTTTTACGAACCGGTTCAATGGAAATTGCTTGCCAAAAATTCTCGATGGTTTTGGCTAACACTTCGTCTGCTGTTGGCGGCTCTTTGGCACCCAAAATAAATTCACGTAACGAAAAAGACTTACCGTTCGCTTCGTGATACGGGTTAAATTCTGGGTTGTCCACCAAGCCAAGCTGCAGCACAACACGCTTGGCTAACTCGCGAGATTTTAGAATTTCAAATTGGGTTAAAAAATATTCAGAAGACTGACCCGACAAGCCGTACACTTCTTCAATCGAAAGAATCTTAGCTTCTTCCGATTCAATCAATAAAGTCGCGGTTGCGCGGTAAATCGGGGTCATCACTAAAGCAACTAACACCGCAATAATGGTGGCAATTACGCTTAGGGCCATGATTTTGCGCGTCTGACGACGAATCACATGCCAATAATGGGTTAAATCAATTACTTCTACTGCGGCAGCATTATTCATTAAATTCGCTCTGCTCTTATCCATTTAGCTTAATCGTCAGAAGAAGCTCTGCTCAACTGTGATCACATCACCGGGCTGAACGACATCA containing:
- a CDS encoding flagellin, which encodes MPQIINTNIASLNAQRNLDKSQSSNQQALQRLSSGLRINSAKDDAAGLAISTRFTSQIKGLNVAVRNAGDGIALAQTAEGALGSINENLQRVRELAVQSANATNSDVDRDALQAEVDQLVAEITRTSEETDFNGRKLLDGSFSATFQVGANAGQTVDVSIAELTSNKLGSSSQSGLSARGTDNALENGDLVINGVAIAASRAEDDTSSVANNSASAISKAEAINRYSSETGVTAQVNQNVAGGSEMSAVAGSGTFTLNGVDISFSTTTDAAQTRAAISQAINAVSDQTGVKAVDTDSASTGVNLVADDGRNITLTFDTADLSSITADTFASATGLAGGADNGGSGTVYSNTYEGGYTLIADGDQKSIDISGGNGTGRGDLANAGLTAGSYDRAVASSVSAKVTDSSVASTISGGSLTNAVERTDDTTAAFSGGSFANRLIATAETTTAATEFAVDDAGTVNTAQVAAGQTTAQAAATLDGVSGVDVSERIEFSVSDYATAASTAGSLTFAGATIALASSDSFTGPTATADRLTALAESINSSTGYTAGVTVTAELSFDKASINITVLDDTQSGTGQTIVSDAGTTSLTATDSAGAISVTNTALTLQGSLEFSASTPANSVSITGTEAGGASNGELFADGSATISTDGSAALSTSGENQLSVTVGDAAPVTSTIAANSTVADIANAINVADNGVKAYEEINLSAVDSTLESGDQLLIAGVSVSVSGAAGDLATLADDINKTDFSAQNIDVSASLDADGNLALQIRNFSATEVTIQTDAQGRGVALDTDASGAYVAGTDEFASSVSKNLSGELKFFSEDGQDVTVALADPDVGGELYSGSSASSDYTGVNGLQDGDLLVNGVTIGAADVGSDKASATVSSDGSKILSSEKSQSAIAVAAAINKVSAETGVTAEVNATEVVGGDGTNVDLTQFEEGDQAGIYINGVEVGTVTLQNDGSGTLDSDRARADALNLINQNAGKTGITATDNGVSLTLTAADGRNVSIAIDDKSGADASIGAVMGLDAAVDGIGEATFGAASAGGAVSAEGAAYETTYGTVKLSSASEFTLEGGANGNGELDALGLKTGTYGGGEDGQFLSDIDISTFEGATSAITAIDNAIGQVASQRADLGAIQNRLESTVSNLQVTSENLNSANSRIQDADFAAETAELSRTQVLQQAGISVLAQANAAGQQVLSLLG
- a CDS encoding GumC family protein, producing MDKSRANLMNNAAAVEVIDLTHYWHVIRRQTRKIMALSVIATIIAVLVALVMTPIYRATATLLIESEEAKILSIEEVYGLSGQSSEYFLTQFEILKSRELAKRVVLQLGLVDNPEFNPYHEANGKSFSLREFILGAKEPPTADEVLAKTIENFWQAISIEPVRKTQLVKISVESQSPELAYTAANAVAEGYIESQMEARVGLTQQAAVWLSDRLGGLKDKLSESERKLQTYREQNDLVDIEGVNTLVAKETDQITERLIDARSRRLELEGTYRQLQSLAEQTYESLSSLPSILNNPLVVKLRENETNAELKVSELSKRYGPLHPRMIAAQSDLDAVRDSVFTQMKRIANGIENDFLVAKSKENSLQSALNSTKARIRDMNRTEFELNDYVREVRANRGLYETFFNRISETSVTGDLQTANARVIDPAVLPKEPIKPNKKLIVALALVVSAMFGIALAFLLDALDATVKNAEDVDRKLGVSLLGIVPLIASGKRNKKIDPNKLDATLVRAFVEGSDHGFQESIRTLRTSLTLASLENKAQVMLFTSSVPGEGKTTTSTNLAEAFGQMEKVVLIDADMRRPTVARKLNMPPNSRGLSNAVAYPETLDDCIHHVADLGIDVIPAGPIPPNPLELLASKNFSALLETLKGRYDRIIIDSAPTHAVSDATYLSTLVDGVVYVVKADETKDKLITSGIARLRDSNARILGVLLNQMDVEKEARYGGHYSGYYDGYGYTTTEQS